A portion of the Juglans microcarpa x Juglans regia isolate MS1-56 chromosome 1D, Jm3101_v1.0, whole genome shotgun sequence genome contains these proteins:
- the LOC121255222 gene encoding probable methyltransferase PMT15 → MAFANPLHYFWVFKTKRANLYYLIFVAILCSLCYLVGIWSHSSTAVIPSSFSGVSCSDQSLNSTFVSSVSVVALDFSAHHQAPDPSPTAARVNHIPPCEAKFSEYTPCEDAERSLKFDRNMLVYRERHCPEPREVLKCRVPAPYGYKVPFRWPESRDSVWFANVPHKHLTVEKKNQNWVRFQRDRFRFPGGGTMFPNGADAYIDDIGKLINLKDGSIRTAIDTGCGVASWGAYLLSRNILAVSFAPRDTHEAQVQFALERGVPALIGVLASIRLPYPSRAFDMAHCSRCLIPWGQYDGHYLIEVDRVLRPGGYWILSGPPINWQNHWRGWERTPEDLKAEQTGIENVARSLCWKKIKQKNDIAIWQKPTNHVHCKMNRKVFKFPQFCPAQDPDKAWYTKMENCITPLPNVSNIKQVAGGELANWPERLTSIPPRIRRGTLKGITAETFTENTELWRKRVAYYKTIDHQLGERGRYRNLLDMNSYLGGFSAALVVNDPVWVMNVVPVEADVNTLGVVYERGLIGTYQNWCEAMSTYPRTYDFIHADSVFSLYKDRCDMEDILLEMDRILRPEGSAIFRDDVDYLVKIKSILDAMQWDSRIVDHENGPLEREKILMAVKQYWTAPAPDQNQQGTISAS, encoded by the exons atggcTTTCGCAAACCCACTTCACTATTTTTGGGTTTTCAAAACCAAGAGAGCTAACCTCTACTACCTCATATTCGTCGCCATCCTCTGCTCTCTCTGCTACCTTGTAGGAATTTGGTCTCACTCCTCCACCGCCGTCATCCCCTCCTCCTTCTCTGGCGTCTCATGCTCCGACCAGTCCCTTAACTCCACCTTCGTCTCCTCCGTTTCAGTCGTCGCCCTTGACTTCTCGGCCCACCACCAGGCCCCCGACCCCTCTCCTACGGCGGCGCGTGTTAATCACATCCCTCCCTGCGAGGCCAAGTTCTCTGAGTATACCCCGTGCGAGGACGCCGAGAGGTCCTTGAAGTTTGACCGGAATATGCTGGTGTACAGGGAGCGGCACTGCCCGGAGCCCCGCGAGGTGCTCAAGTGCCGAGTCCCAGCGCCCTACGGTTACAAGGTGCCGTTCCGGTGGCCGGAGAGTCGGGACTCGGTGTGGTTTGCTAACGTGCCACACAAGCATTTGACGGTGGAGAAGAAGAACCAGAATTGGGTCAGGTTCCAGCGAGACCGGTTCAGGTTCCCCGGAGGCGGGACAATGTTTCCGAATGGTGCAGATGCCTACATTGATGATATTGGGAAGCTAATTAATCTGAAAGACGGGTCTATAAGGACCGCCATCGATACCGGTTGTGGG GTTGCAAGTTGGGGAGCATACCTTCTTTCTCGTAACATTCTTGCAGTGTCATTTGCACCAAGAGACACCCATGAAGCTCAGGTCCAATTTGCTCTTGAACGAGGAGTTCCGGCATTGATCGGAGTTCTTGCTTCGATTAGGCTTCCTTACCCTTCAAGAGCCTTTGACATGGCTCACTGCTCACGTTGTCTCATTCCTTGGGGCCAGTATG ATGGGCATTATTTGATTGAAGTGGATCGAGTTCTTCGTCCTGGTGGGTACTGGATCTTGTCTGGGCCACCAATAAACTGGCAGAATCACTGGAGAGGTTGGGAAAGAACTCCTGAAGATCTCAAGGCAGAACAGACAGGAATTGAGAATGTTGCTAGGAGCCTATgctggaaaaaaataaagcagaAGAATGACATTGCTATTTGGCAGAAGCCAACTAACCATGTTCACTGCAAGATGAACAGGAAGGTTTTCAAGTTTCCACAGTTTTGTCCGGCACAGGATCCAGACAAAGCATG GTACACTAAAATGGAGAACTGTATAACCCCATTGCCTAACGTTTCCAACATTAAACAAGTGGCAGGTGGGGAATTAGCAAACTGGCCAGAGAGGTTGACTTCAATTCCACCGAGGATTAGAAGAGGAACTTTGAAGGGAATTACAGCTGAAACTTTCACAGAAAATACAGAGTTATGGAGAAAGAGAGTAGCATATTACAAGACCATAGACCATCAACTAGGAGAGCGCGGGAGGTATCGTAATTTGCTGGATATGAATTCCTACTTGGGAGGATTTTCAGCTGCATTAGTAGTTAATGATCCTGTGTGGGTTATGAACGTTGTCCCGGTCGAGGCTGATGTCAACACACTTGGAGTTGTCTATGAACGAGGATTGATTGGAACATATCAAAATTG GTGTGAGGCCATGTCAACTTACCCTCGAACTTACGACTTCATCCATGCTGATTCTGTTTTTAGCCTCTACAAGGACAG ATGTGATATGGAAGATATCTTGCTTGAAATGGATCGGATTTTACGGCCAGAAGGGAGTGCGATTTTCCGGGACGATGTAGACTACTTGGTGAAAATCAAGAGCATCTTAGATGCAATGCAATGGGATAGCAGAATTGTAGACCATGAAAATGGACCTCTGGAAAGAGAGAAGATTTTGATGGCAGTAAAGCAGTATTGGACAGCTCCAGCCCCTGACCAAAATCAACAGGGAACCATAAGCGCTTCATGA